The following nucleotide sequence is from Candidatus Ancaeobacter aquaticus.
ACTTTCAAACCAATATGACGGATCTCTTCCAATCACACGAGCAGGAATAAATGAAAACGGTTTTTCTTGCATAAAAGACACCAGTTTCAAGAGTCTCTTATTTTCAATATCTACTTCTCTTACTTTACTGGCAAGCATGGTAAATTCAGTAAGGTTTTCTTTAAGGGCTTTGTTCTCTTCTAAAAGGGAGTTTTTGCTACTCATATTTTCTTTAAAAGCATTTGTCTGTGAAGAAACAATACTACCAATACGTACAAATGGAGATATCACAAAATGGAGTGAATATTTTATATAGCCTGCTACATGTAATGGAATACTTAAAAGAACAACCGCAAGTATGACCAGTAGCACCCACAGTTTTATTTTTTTTCTTCTCTTATAGTAATACCCCACAGCCAGTCCTTTTTATAAAAAAATAGGGGGACGAACATATACAATTCATCCCCCCGCATAAATTATTGATTTCGATTCACCTTAACGCTTTGGTAAAGAATCAAGCATCTCAAGGTATTTTCCTGTGCCGCGCGCAACAGCGCTTAATGGATCATCAGCTATAGTTACCGGAAGCCCTGTTTCTTCTGCAAGCAATTTATCAACGCCTCTTAATAGAGCTCCACCACCAGCCAGCATCATTCCCCGATCTACAAGATCAGCGGATAATTCTGGAGGCGCTTTTTCTAGTGATATTCTTACCGCTTCAACTATTGTTGATAGTGGTTCTGATATTGCTTCACGAATATCAGCAGAATTTACCATAACAGTTTTTGGTAATCCCGCAAGCTGATCACGTCCTTTAACTTCTATTTCCACCTCATCGTCTAGTGGATAAGCAGAGCCAATACGCAATTTAATATCTTCGGCTGTTCTTTCACCTATTGATAGGTTGTGAGTTCTCTTCATATATTGCGCAATAGCTTCGTCAAACTCGTCACCACCTACCTTTACACTTCGTGCGACAACAATACCTGCTAAAGAAATTATTGCGACTTCAGTGGTACCTCCACCAATATCAACTATCATATT
It contains:
- a CDS encoding rod shape-determining protein, with translation MLLKREEFMVFSAIFSMFSNDMGIDLGTANTLVFVKGKGIVLCEPSVVAVQTGTNNVLAVGEEAKNMLGKTPGNIVAIRPMKDGVIADFEVTESMLRYFIHKVQDRKALISPRPRIVIGVPSGITEVEKRAVRDSAEHAGARTPVHLIEEPMAAAIGVGLPVHEPAGNMIVDIGGGTTEVAIISLAGIVVARSVKVGGDEFDEAIAQYMKRTHNLSIGERTAEDIKLRIGSAYPLDDEVEIEVKGRDQLAGLPKTVMVNSADIREAISEPLSTIVEAVRISLEKAPPELSADLVDRGMMLAGGGALLRGVDKLLAEETGLPVTIADDPLSAVARGTGKYLEMLDSLPKR